DNA from Deltaproteobacteria bacterium:
AGTCAGAGGTGTACGGGTCGCCGATCGATATCATGAACGTGCGCTGGTCAATGGGGTAGAGCGCGTGGATTGTTTTGCAAGGTCACAGGTCTCTCGCGCCGAATTTATGCGTTTGAAGAATGGAACACGGGAAGATGTCGCAAGTCGAAATCCCGAACTGAAAAAGCTTCTTACAAAACGGCAAAAGCAGTTTCTCGACGTCCAAGCTGAGGCTGTTAGCGAATAGAGGCTCAATATGAGACGCTCCAACCAGAATCAAAAAAGTTTTGTGCGAGAGCAGCCGAAGAGCATTCGTATGGCGAGAGGCGACACCTTAGAAAGAACCTTGCGAGTGATTAGGCTGCTAGAGTTAAACCCTCGTGGTTTAACCGCAACTCGAATTGAGGCACTTTTAAAAGAGGAAGATGGAATCGACGTTCACATCAAAACGGTGCGACGCGATCTAGATGTGATTGCGACTTCAGGATTTCCAGTTGAAAAGGATGCCGAGGGTCGATACCTGCTTGCGCCGGTTGCCACGGTGTCAAAGGCCCTCGCCTTTAGTTACGAAGAACTGATGGCACTTTACCTTGCGCGCGGGACGTTTGAGACAAATCGCGGAAGTGCCATTTTTAATCATCTACGTGGTTTCTTTGACAAACTTGAGTCCGCGCTGGGGCCCAAAGCACACAAGGGACTACAAGAACTTCGCCGACATGTCGGCATTAAGCCCGAACCTTCCTGGGCCGCGGGCGTTTCGCAAGAAGTTATGGATACGGTGCATGGAGCTTGTGCCGAAGGTCACCTTTTAAAAATCGAGTACAGATCAATTAGCGCGACAAGTGCTTCCTCTAGAGTCGTAGGGCCCGAAGCGATTTATTTTGCCGACGCCGGTGCCTACCTGGTTGCCAAGGATAGTGATAACGTACACAAGCTTTTTGCTTTGGCTCGCATTCGAAGCGCTGAACGACTGGACGATCAGTACGTGAGTTCGGGTTTTGATTTGTCTGAATTTCTTAAAGATGGAATTGGTGTCCTGAGGGTGGGCGAAATTCAAGAGGTGCTGGTGCATGTAGACGAACCAATCGCAAGTTACATTAGCGAGCGGCGTTGGCACGAATCCCAAGTGGTGACTCGAATTTCAACTGGTATCGAGTTAAAGCTGAAAGTCCGCGTGAATGACGAGCTCGCCCGCTGGGTTCTTGGCCTTGGGCCTTCGGCGGAAGTCTTAGCGCCGCCTAACCTGCGTGAGCGAGTTCGAGTTCTCGCCAGCGAAATCTGCAATCGAATTGATACACCAAGAAAAAAATCTGCCAGCTAGTGACCTCGCCTGTCCCGAGTCTATCGCATTCTTAGGTCCAAGGATGCGGGGGTTTTATGGCGAGAGAGTTAGGACCATTCGAACGAGAGCGAATTCTCCACGGCATGATGGTAGCTTACAACAATAGCGAGCCAATTTCTTCGACTTCGCTTGAGGCATTAGAAAATGAACTAACCGATGCGCAAATCAAACAGTCGACTGAAACGTTAGCAATTTATCGAACGCGGACCCACTTTCAAGACGGTAAGATCATCCACGCCTACAAAACGTTGGCCGCTGCACTTTCAAAAGACCCCCACAATCTTTTACTTCAGCTCGAGCGGCTTAGAATGTTGGATGGAATGCAGGAGCAGCTTTTATTCCTGCTTACAAAAGATTTGCATAACCCATCAGCTGAAGCGCTTTACGGGATTCTGGCCAAAGAGGGCTGGCTGAACGCAGGACATCATTGTGGCTATTTATCGCTTTTAGTAGCGGAAAAACGCTGGCAGGAAGCAATCGAACTGGCGATACCTCTTGTCGAACTTTATCCTTCGATTCTTTCGTACAAAGAGGCGATCGGCATTATTGCAAAACAAACACTACATCCAAGGCTGCTTGAAGCAGTGCGCGTGCGGCAAGAGGATGAACTCGGGGGCTGGGTGTCTAAGCCTCCGTCCGGCGCTGAAGCGTATGAGCTACTCGGCAATTTTAGCAGACTAAATTCAATGATCAACCACTCGCATCTCAATGAGGAAGCTGTGGCGTTGTTGAAAAAAGTGATTGGCACTGACCCAGATTCCTCGGAATACGAAATCGAACTGAAAGAGTTTTACTTCATAAAAGGCACTTTAGAAGAGCGTTTGGGTAGTGCCCTGCAGGCAGTTTTGACATTTAAAAAGTTGGTTCAGCTAGATTCCTGTCGCCTCGAATACAGAAGTGCCCTTGATCGTGCGATGCATTCGCTTTCATTAAAGCTATCGGAGGAAAGTCGAACTGAATCTTCAAAAGTGGATCTCATCGGCTTGTACCCAGTTCTAATTGAAATTGGTTTTTTGGGATACGGATTGTTGACGCTAGTCTGCAAGGCAGAAGTGAAAGCCGGACGATCGGAACAGGCCAAATTTAAGATGCAGCAATTGGTTGCACTCAATACCTATGACTTTGATTATTTAAAAGCAGCCTCTGAAGTTGCGGAACTGATGAACGACGTTGCCTGGCTTCAAAGCCTAGATGTGCAAATGCAGAAAGTATCGCAGATACGTCCTTGGAATCTTGCGCTATGCAGTTATCTAGAAAATCGGAAACTGAAAGCCATTAAAGATGAAAAATAGCTTTAAATAATTGATTTGTTCATTTTGGGGAGACTTGGCGATGATTGAAATATTTTGTTCGACCAGTTTTTCAAAAGCGCGATCGGCATCGATCCATTTTTTGTCCTCTGTCGTGTTCCCGTCGGTCCTATTTGTATCACTCGATTCGTTTTCCTTGCCGAAAGAGGTCAGCCGAAATGATGCAGCTATTGAACTTTATAATCGAGGTACCCGTATTATGGGAAAAAGTCCCCATCAAGCGATATCGCTATTTGAAGCCGCGATTGAAAGAGATCCCGATCTTTTTCAAGCACACGTCAATCTTGGAACAGTTTTGAAAAAGCAGGGGCGGTCGCTCGAAGCAAAAAAAGCGTACGAGTCTGCGCTTTTTATAGCGCCTTACGATGATATTGGGCTCAATCAATTGGGAAGTCTCTTGGTCTCAATGGGTAAGTACCAAGATGCAGTCAGAAAAACCGAGGTGTGTGTTCAAAAAAATCTTCCAATTTGTCTTGAACTTCACGGTCACGCTTTAGACAAGGCCGGACTGCACGCAAAGTCATATGAGATCTATACGCGGCTTGCCAAAATGTTTCCCCTAAGATCGGAAATTCATCAAAGTCGATGTTCAACCGCAGTACGCGCTGGCCGCAACGATCTTTTTGAGATTGCGCTTGATGACTGGGAAAGACTTTTACCCAATGACCCATTGTTGAAGAAGCTTGCGGGGGATTAGTTAAAAGTCCGGCGAAAGCGGGCCTCAACAGTCCAGCTGGGGGTAATGGGTTTGATATGTGTCAGCTAGTCCGCATTTGGTTTTTCGTTGAGCTTGGCGAACGCCGACCTGTATTGAAGGAGTCGAAAGGTGCGAGTATCACCTTCAGGATTAGACTCTTTCCAGCGTTTAAATTCCTCGGTACCGCTTATATAAATGGAAACCTGGGGGGAGGGGGAGAGGAGCACTAGCTGCTCCACGTGAGCAGCGCAATGCCAGGTTCGCTGGGATAAAAACCAGTGATTTACAAGCTTCGAAGTGAACAGAATTCGTCTCAAAGAAGGTGTCTTAAGAATTGCCTCCATCGCAGGATTGAATTCGATTTTTTTTAAGGCGCTGTCAGCGGCACTCCCATTTTGTCGTTCGCACGACTGAACGACATCGACGACACCAATTCTTTCTGTAGTGAGGAATGAGACGATCTCTTCTTTCGAAGAGAACTTTCGGTCAAAGCATTGGCCGACTAACTTCCACAAAAGGTTCCTGTCTCCTCCATAGTAGAAGTCGATTTCTGTCGCAGGGTTGAATTCTGATTTGCGTGCTGGATTGGTAAATTTTCCGATTGGAAAACTGCCGACGATCAATTTCTCGACCCTGGCGGGAAGAAACGGCTGGAAAGGATGATGTTCGCGAACTGCGGTCATGTGTTCGTTCGAGTGTAGAGACTCATGTTCAACGCCGCAAGTCTTGTCTCAAATGGAGATAGGCGAAGCGGCCAATTTCCGTTTAAAAGTGAAAATGGTAAAGTGGATAATTCAGGAGACTAAAATGCCGACAGATGAAGAGCTTCAGCAATTCCTTGATGTTTTCAAGCGTCTCTTGAGCAATGAAATTGCTGGACGTGAGGAATTGGAGGTGTGGCTTCGGCCTGGAGTGCCAGGTCGCACCGTTCTCTTTAGTTGCACATTACCAATTCAAACAGATGATGGATTGAGTGACCGTAAATACAAGGTTCACGCTGACTGCACATGTGCGGCAGCAGCAGCATTTATCAAGCAAGCGACAATTCATAATCTAACATTGGGCCAAGGTAAAAAAGGCGGCCAACGGGTTGCCGTTGATGGCGTTGTCCCAGAGGGTCTCAATATCTATTGGGATCCGTGAAGAAGCGTTCATCTAGCTCGCGATTTTATATTCGACCAGCAGACTTTTGTGCTGTTCCGATAGACGAGGAAAAGAGTATCGCCCTTCGCCGTTCCACGATTTCGATTCGACCATTGAAACCAATGACGAAACCTTCGCAAAAAGCAGATCGTGCGGATATAGATACCACTGGTGCTCATCGCGAAAGCAAATGTAAAGATCTTTTCCGAAATACTTTTTATCGAATGTCATGCGACCTTTAAGTTGAACTTTTAAAGTGTCGCCATCGCAATGCATTGCTAAGAAGTCCGCACCATTCCAGTCGTCAGATAGCGCGATTGTTATGAAGCCGAAGTCTGCGAGTACGGCTGAGACCTTTTGATAATCGAAACGTTCTTGTTGCTTTGGATTGAGGTCTTCATATTGAATCTTCGAATACTTCATGCTGTCGCCTCCAGAACGTGATGGGGACTCATCGGTTTTTAGCGCCAGAGAAAGTAGTCTCATATTGATATTTGTGGGCTATCAAGCCGCCTGGTTCTGGCGACAACTCTAGCGAGGTGTCGCGCCTCGCTTTGACTTAGACGAATCGGCGATAGTGCGAAGTTCTGTGCCACGAGATTCCAAACTAGCGTCGGGCCCCATTTCTGATTCCAGCCGGGGATCCAGGGGACAAAGTAAACTGGTGCGACGGGTTTAGCAGCGTCGGTTTCGGATGTTCGAATTGGCCAGCATTGACCTAAATATGCCTTTGCTAGAAATCCGCAGCCTTGAATCGGAGCAATTCCGAACTCAAGATTCCCCAATACTAGATTACTTCTTTGTCGGTGGGGAATTGATGAGAATATGCGGTGGGCGCCACGGCTTACCATGGGTGCTTGCTGAGGCCCGAGGTCCTTATAGATCAAATCGAGAGCTTTGTCGGGCCGACGAAGTTCAGTTAAGAGTTCAACTGCGGCGACTTTGATGTCGGAAACTTCAAGACCGCTTTGTATTAGGCCAGGTGCCGCCTCCATCAGCACAGACGGATCATCTTGAAGCGTTGCAGCTCGCTTAAAGGAGTCGAGTACGGCCAAGAGTTGAATCCGAAGTGCTGGATTCCGCCTA
Protein-coding regions in this window:
- a CDS encoding WYL domain-containing protein, which produces MRRSNQNQKSFVREQPKSIRMARGDTLERTLRVIRLLELNPRGLTATRIEALLKEEDGIDVHIKTVRRDLDVIATSGFPVEKDAEGRYLLAPVATVSKALAFSYEELMALYLARGTFETNRGSAIFNHLRGFFDKLESALGPKAHKGLQELRRHVGIKPEPSWAAGVSQEVMDTVHGACAEGHLLKIEYRSISATSASSRVVGPEAIYFADAGAYLVAKDSDNVHKLFALARIRSAERLDDQYVSSGFDLSEFLKDGIGVLRVGEIQEVLVHVDEPIASYISERRWHESQVVTRISTGIELKLKVRVNDELARWVLGLGPSAEVLAPPNLRERVRVLASEICNRIDTPRKKSAS
- a CDS encoding tetratricopeptide repeat protein, yielding MIEIFCSTSFSKARSASIHFLSSVVFPSVLFVSLDSFSLPKEVSRNDAAIELYNRGTRIMGKSPHQAISLFEAAIERDPDLFQAHVNLGTVLKKQGRSLEAKKAYESALFIAPYDDIGLNQLGSLLVSMGKYQDAVRKTEVCVQKNLPICLELHGHALDKAGLHAKSYEIYTRLAKMFPLRSEIHQSRCSTAVRAGRNDLFEIALDDWERLLPNDPLLKKLAGD